One stretch of Pomacea canaliculata isolate SZHN2017 linkage group LG1, ASM307304v1, whole genome shotgun sequence DNA includes these proteins:
- the LOC112577284 gene encoding zinc finger MYM-type protein 1-like, which yields MDSKRLSGAQYRKRRAEKAKEMAKQEKSLHKYLRKDSVTENHSTAAVSVPSTNVSDPVISTCYSVPVTFTTSTAPVASTTSTAECHNHTVVAREPHKQSQNNNDSETSVDNVQIDNENTYGEKKEKQLELDYNDPATWSCNERQVTELIVQHGPHQVHDYNFPKNENKRRFSTVHYKRKLANGEEVQRQWLVYSKFNDAVFCFCCKLFSNKSDSSSLQKVGSKDWKNISTILSSHEKSAAHLENYQTWRELELRLLHSQTIDDVNEHKIKQEEVYWRQILERLIALVRILAMQNLALRGANDNLHSAGNGNFLKFVEYLALFDPVMNEHLRRIKDNETMIHYLRKDIQNELIQLLANAIKQKILTAASHAKYYSVILDCTPDVSHNEQMTMIIRFVNVVTASESSRSHIEIKEHFLGFVPLSETGSAFMTEVLLKQLQEMELDIDNLRGQGYDNGSNMKGKDSGVQKRIIDINPRAFFVPCSAHSLNLVVNDAAKSCLEAVNFFGLIQQIYNYFSGSTRRWEVLKNHVPDVTVKPLSETRWASRIDALKPLRYQLGKIYDALIDISENASFQGSSGNVTRAEAQALANRICQFRFVAALVIWYNILFEVNITSKCLQDKEADLKTATKQMHQTLEYLKKLRSDKGFKQVLADATEIACELEIQPSFEKDQVPRKRRTKRQFDYEATDDTIEDPAEHFKRYEQAVEK from the exons aTGGATAGCAAACGACTGTCTGGAGCTCAGTATCGGAAGCGAAGAGCTGAAAAAGCCAAAGAGATGGCGAAACAAGAAAAGTCGCTGCATAAATATCTTCGCAAGGACAGTGTCACTGAGAACCACAGCACTGCCGCTGTTTCTGTGCCTTCAACAAATGTTAGCGATCCTGTGATCTCGACATGTTACAGCGTTCCTGTGACTTTCACTACTTCCACTGCTCCAGTAGCTTCCACAACTTCCACTGCAGAATGTCACAATCACACTGTTGTTGCGCGAGAACCTCATAAGCAGAGTCAAAACAACAATGACAGCGAAACCAGTGTGGATAATGTTCaaatagataatgaaaataCCTATggtgagaagaaagagaaacagttaGAGCTGGATTATAACGACCCTGCTACCTGGTCTTGCAACGAAAGGCAGGTAACTGAACTCATTGTTCAGCATGGCCCACACCAGGTACATGATTATAATTTtcctaaaaatgaaaacaaaaggaggTTCTCTACAGTCCACTACAAAAGAAAACTGGCTAATGGGGAAGAGGTGCAACGCCAGTGGTTAGTTTATTCAAAGTTTAATGatgcagtattttgtttttgctgcaaGTTATTTAGCAATAAGTCTGACAGCTCATCTCTGCAGAAAGTTGGATCAAAGGACTGGAAAAACATTTCGACCATACTGTCTTCACATGAAAAAAGTGCAGCACACTTAGAAAACTACCAGACCTGGAGAGAACTTGAGCTGCGATTACTACATAGTCAAACCATTGATGATGTCAACGAACACAAGATTAAGCAGGAAGAAGTCTACTGGCGCCAAATACTGGAACGACTGATAGCTTTAGTGAGGATACTAGCAATGCAGAACCTTGCACTCCGTGGTGCAAATGACAATCTTCATAGTGCAGGAAATGGCAATTTCTTGAAGTTTGTCGAATATCTTGCACTTTTTGACCCTGTGATGAATGAACATTTGCGGAGAATTAAAGACAATGAAACAATGATACACTATCTTAGAAAAGATATACAGAATGAATTAATACAGCTGCTGGCAAATGCAATAAAGCAGAAGATTTTAACAGCTGCTAGTCACGCTAAGTATTATTCTGTCATCTTGGACTGCACACCAGATGTTAGTCACAATGAGCAAATGACAATGATTATTCGATTTGTTAATGTGGTGACCGCTTCTGAAAGCTCTAGGTCTCACATTGAAATAAAAGAGCATTTCCTAGGATTTGTACCATTGTCTGAAACTGGAAGTGCATTTATGACAGAAGTTCTTCTCAAACAACTTCAAGAAATGGAACTGGACATAGATAACCTGCGCGGACAAGGCTATGACAATGGAAGCAACATGAAAGGCAAAGACAGTGGTGTGCAAAAAAGGATCATAGATATAAACCCACGTGCTTTTTTTGTCCCATGCAGTGCGCATTCTCTAAACCTTGTAGTAAACGATGCAGCTAAGAGTTGTCTAGAAGCTGTGAATTTCTTTGGATTAATTcaacaaatttataattatttctctggGTCAACTAGACGTTGGGAAGTACTCAAAAATCATGTCCCGGATGTCACAGTAAAACCACTAAGTGAAACCAGATGGGCAAGTAGAATTGATGCTTTGAAACCTCTGAGATACCAGCTTGGTAAAATTTATGATGCTCTCATAGATATTTCTGAGAATGCAAGCTTTCAGGGATCATCAGGAAATGTAACACGAGCTGAAGCCCAAGCCCTTGCTAATCGCATTTGCCAGTTCAGATTTGTTGCAGCACTAGTGATATGGTATAACATCTTGTTTGAAGTAAATATTACCAGCAAATGTCTTCAAGACAAAGAAGCTGATTTAAAGACAGCAACAAAGCAGATGCATCAAACCCTGGAATATCTCAAGAAGCTGAGAAGTGATAAGGGATTCAAGCAAGTGTTAGCAGATGCAACAGAGATTGCATGCGAGTTAGAAATACAGCCAAGCTTTGAGAAAGACCAAGtaccaagaaaaagaagaactaaaCGACAATTTGACTACGAGGCTACCGACGACACAATAGAAGACCCTGCTGAACATTtcaaa AGATACGAACAAGCCGTAGAAAAGTGA
- the LOC112557452 gene encoding methionine aminopeptidase 1-like has product MAAAVLAKVCETPGCTSEAKLQCPTCVKLGIQGSYFCSQTCFKGSWNEHKQIHKKAKETQDDKKNGYNPWPGFHYTGELRPYPVTPKRTVPDYIPRPDYADHAEGVPVSERQLRGSTNIKQLDDEEQEGMRVVCKLAREILDCAANALAAGVTTDEIDRLVHEATIDRECYPSPLNYYQFPKSCCTSINEVICHGIPDMRPLQNGDIINIDITAYHQGFHGDLNETFFVGEVDEASKRLVKTTYECLKLAIDEVKPGVRYREMGNIIQKHAQAHGYSVVRSYCGHGIHQLFHTAPSVPHYGKNKAIGVMKPGHTFTIEPMISEGTWRDEMWPDNWTAVTQDGRRSAQFEHTLLVTDTGCEVLTRRLDGSAQPHFMDAL; this is encoded by the exons ATGGCGGCGGCTGTCCTCGCTAAAGTTTGTGAAACCCCAGGTTGCACCAGTGAAGCAAAGCTTCAGTGTCCAACCTGTGTCAAACTAGGCATCCAAGGATCCTACTTTTGCTCACAG acaTGTTTCAAAGGGTCTTGGAATGAACACAAACAGATTCACAAGAAAGCAA AAGAGACCCaagatgacaagaaaaatgGCTACAATCCTTGGCCTGGTTTCCACTATACTGGCGAGTTGCGACCCTACCCTGTG ACACCAAAAAGGACAGTGCCAGACTATATCCCTCGACCTGATTATGCTGACCATGCTGAAG GTGTCCCTGTCAGTGAACGTCAATTACGAGGCTCAACAAACATCAAGCAGTTGGATGATGAAGAACAAGAAGGCATGAGAGTTGTATGCAAG CTTGCTAGGGAGATTCTGGACTGTGCTGCCAATGCCCTAGCAGCAGGAGTGACCACGGATGAAATTGACAGACTTGTACATGAG GCTACGATAGACAGAGAGTGCTACCCATCACCCTTAAATTATTATCAGTTCCCTAAATCATGCTGCAC gtCTATCAATGAAGTCATTTGCCATGGGATTCCTGACATGAGGCCTCTACAGAATGGAGATATCATAAACA TTGACATTACTGCATATCACCAGGGGTTTCATGGTGATTTGAATGAAACCTTCTTTGTGGGTGAAGTAGATGAAGCTAGTAAACGGCTTGTCAAAACCACATATGAATGTCTTAAATTGGCCATAGATGAAG TAAAACCAGGTGTGCGCTATCGAGAGATGGGAAACATAATTCAGAAACATGCCCAGGCACATGGCTACTCTGTGGTGAGAAGCTATTGTGGCCATGGTATCCACCA ACTGTTTCACACTGCACCAAGTGTACCTCACTATGGAA agaACAAAGCCATTGGAGTAATGAAACCTGGTCACACATTTACAATAGAGCCAATGATTTCAGAAG GAACATGGCGAGATGAGATGTGGCCTGATAATTGGACAGCTGTGACTCAAGATGGGCGACGGTCAGCACAGTTTGAGCACACACTTCTGGTGACAGATACAGGCTGTGAAGTTCTTACACGACGCCTAGACGGCAGTGCGCAGCCCCACTTCATGGATGCTCTGTGA
- the LOC112575925 gene encoding LOW QUALITY PROTEIN: pre-mRNA-splicing factor RBM22-like (The sequence of the model RefSeq protein was modified relative to this genomic sequence to represent the inferred CDS: inserted 1 base in 1 codon; deleted 1 base in 1 codon), with the protein MAMSKSANTYNRQNWEDSEFPILCQTCLGDNPYIRMTKEKYSKECKTCGQPFTVFRWCPGTQMRFKKTEVCQTCSKLKNVCQTCLLDVEYGLPVQVRDSALKLQDSMPKSDVNKEYYTQNMEKEIANTDGILPVRALTGKAQTPTDMLLKLGRKTPYYKRNRPHVYSFWYXGECKRGKECPYRHEKPTDPDDPLADQNIKDRFYGINDPVAEKLLVATTPLPKLEPPEDKTVTTLHVDDKAGEK; encoded by the exons ATGGCGATGTCCAAAAGTGCAAATACTTATAACAGACAAAACTGGGAAGACTCT GAGTTTCCCATTTTGTGCCAAACATGCCTTGGGGACAACCCTTACATTCGAATG acaaaggaaaaatatagcAAGGAGTGCAAGACCTGTGGTCAACCCTTCACAGTGTTCCGTTGGTGTCCTGGGACCCAAATGCGATTCAAGAAAACTGAGGTGTGTCAGACTTGCAGCAAACTAAAAAACGTTTGCCAGACCTGCCTTTTAGATGTAGAATATG GCTTACCTGTCCAGGTGCGTGACTCAGCCTTGAAGCTACAAGATAGCATGCCGAAGTCTGATGTTAATAAAGAATACTACACTCAAAACATGGAGAAAGAG ATTGCTAATACTGATGGAATTTTGCCTGTAAGAGCTCTGACAGGCAAAGCACAAACACCTACAGACATGCTGCTGAAGCTGGGAAGAAAAACTCCTTATTACAAAAGGAATCGGCCTCACGTTTATTCTTTTTGGT AAGGTGAATGTAAAAGAGGCAAGGAGTGTCCTTATAG ACACGAAAAACCAACTGATCCTGATGATCCATTGGCCGATCAGAACATTAAAGACAGATTCTATGGCATCAACGATCCAGTAGCAGAGAAGCTT TTGGTTGCTACAACTCCATTACCCAAGCTGGAGCCACCAGAAGATAAAACAGTTACCACTCTGCATGTTGACGACAAAGCTGGGGAAAAGTAA